A portion of the Candidatus Sysuiplasma jiujiangense genome contains these proteins:
- a CDS encoding TldD/PmbA family protein, with the protein METESVEGIAGKIMDEALRQDFSDVIVNAVSGDTRQIRFSENNIDIFNRWTETNFQLFLVREKKVVATTAKGIADYREVLENARKTADVSTPNEEYAGIARSTSARNYYTREKKASDADLSGLVHDSINSAAGNGSTGSAGSLYNTFYTRFLITSSGIRRRESSASYYFSIRCFAGDGASGHSVVTSLSHSKFRPEKAALKASALARAALNPAVGQEGRFDTVLDPMVVAALASQVGNMASAYTVISGFSCFAGKIGRKVASPLVTIEDDATRRLYGFRAFDDEGVAVRRTPIITGGVLKSYLHNTSTAKKFGTRSTGNAGLIAPESFMLSMKEGKSTQDEMIGDVRNGLYINNTWYTRYSNYARGDFSTIPRDAIFLIRRGEIAGSVRGIRVTENLISLMKRISDISGEREHLSWWGESETPSTVPYATVRRLNVTRSSDI; encoded by the coding sequence ATGGAAACCGAATCGGTGGAAGGAATCGCGGGAAAAATTATGGACGAAGCGCTCAGGCAGGATTTCTCCGACGTCATTGTAAATGCAGTTTCAGGCGATACCAGGCAGATCCGCTTCAGCGAAAACAATATTGACATATTCAACAGGTGGACGGAGACGAATTTTCAGCTCTTTCTTGTCAGGGAGAAGAAGGTGGTCGCCACGACTGCCAAGGGGATTGCCGATTACAGGGAAGTGCTGGAAAACGCCAGGAAGACTGCAGATGTGTCTACACCTAACGAGGAATATGCAGGCATAGCCAGATCCACTTCCGCCCGCAATTACTACACCAGGGAGAAGAAAGCATCTGACGCCGATCTCTCCGGTCTGGTACACGACTCCATAAACAGTGCCGCAGGCAATGGCTCGACTGGCTCTGCCGGCTCCCTTTATAACACTTTTTACACGCGTTTTCTTATCACTTCCAGCGGGATAAGACGCAGGGAGAGTTCCGCATCGTACTACTTCTCTATCAGATGTTTCGCCGGCGACGGCGCGAGCGGGCATTCGGTTGTAACATCCCTTTCGCACAGCAAGTTCAGGCCGGAAAAAGCCGCACTCAAGGCATCGGCGCTTGCAAGGGCGGCACTGAACCCGGCAGTCGGGCAGGAAGGCAGATTCGACACAGTGCTGGATCCCATGGTTGTCGCTGCGTTAGCCTCGCAGGTAGGCAACATGGCGTCCGCATATACGGTCATTTCCGGATTTTCCTGCTTTGCGGGAAAGATCGGCAGGAAGGTTGCATCTCCACTCGTGACAATTGAGGATGATGCAACGCGGAGGCTTTACGGATTCCGCGCATTCGATGATGAAGGAGTCGCGGTCCGCAGGACCCCCATCATAACAGGGGGGGTGCTGAAAAGTTATCTCCATAACACATCCACCGCAAAGAAATTCGGGACCAGAAGCACGGGAAATGCCGGCCTTATTGCTCCCGAGTCATTTATGCTGTCGATGAAGGAAGGAAAATCCACACAGGACGAGATGATAGGCGATGTGCGGAATGGCCTTTATATCAATAACACGTGGTATACCCGTTACAGCAACTATGCACGCGGTGATTTTTCCACTATTCCGAGGGATGCAATATTCCTGATTCGCAGGGGAGAGATAGCTGGATCTGTCAGGGGGATACGCGTTACCGAGAATCTCATTTCGCTGATGAAGCGTATTTCAGATATATCGGGAGAGAGGGAACATTTGAGCTGGTGGGGAGAATCAGAAACACCGAGTACAGTCCCCTATGCAACCGTGCGGAGGCTCAACGTGACAAGGTCGAGTGACATATGA
- a CDS encoding 30S ribosomal protein S8e: MAIWNGRSNRKSTGGRYVQSRKKKRFEVGRERQFTFLGPHSIKLYRTKGSNAKSRVLAEDYANVTDRKTGVTKKAKIVTVKQNPANPNYTQRNIMNKGAVIQTEIGMALITSRPGQHGMINAILLPSESK; encoded by the coding sequence ATGGCAATCTGGAACGGACGATCCAACAGGAAATCAACGGGCGGACGCTACGTTCAGTCGAGGAAGAAGAAGAGATTCGAGGTCGGAAGAGAGAGGCAGTTCACCTTCCTGGGTCCCCACAGTATCAAACTGTACAGAACAAAGGGGAGCAATGCCAAATCAAGGGTCCTTGCGGAAGATTACGCGAATGTCACCGACAGGAAGACAGGAGTGACAAAGAAGGCGAAGATTGTCACTGTCAAACAGAACCCGGCAAACCCCAACTACACTCAGAGAAATATAATGAACAAGGGTGCCGTAATTCAGACCGAAATTGGAATGGCACTTATCACCTCCAGGCCCGGGCAGCATGGCATGATTAATGCCATTCTTCTGCCTTCCGAGAGCAAATGA